TTTGTTCCTTATTAATTTTAGGATTATAGGCCAAACGGGATTCCAAGACAGTAAATATAGATAATTCGCCCGAACTTAAGGAAATCCATGGGCGGAATTCTTTTCAAAAGCCTTTTTGTGATGAAGCTTAAAGGATAAAGATAGGTAAGAAGAACATTTAGGCACCTTGTGAACGCCATCGCGTACATCAAATCGCCTGCGACACTCAGCCTGTTTTCAGCGAATGCCTGGGCAGCGCCCATCTGGGGAGTAAGAACAAGAAAGGCACATTCAATGTTTTTAAAATTGATGGTAACATCGGCAGAATCAGGAAGTTTGCTTCCCTTGTGCCTGATAAGCCCCCCTGACTTTTCCATAACCATTACAGGCCCTGACGGAAGCACCCTCATTAC
Above is a genomic segment from Desulforegula conservatrix Mb1Pa containing:
- a CDS encoding SCP2 sterol-binding domain-containing protein — translated: MKSYEPVNAGRKWFKELVSKIVFLVLGRAFQSAAKFDPLIRREVAEWREGFVLVMRVLPSGPVMVMEKSGGLIRHKGSKLPDSADVTINFKNIECAFLVLTPQMGAAQAFAENRLSVAGDLMYAMAFTRCLNVLLTYLYPLSFITKRLLKRIPPMDFLKFGRIIYIYCLGIPFGL